A portion of the Litorimonas taeanensis genome contains these proteins:
- the cysK gene encoding cysteine synthase A has protein sequence MPASPRGKIYDSILDTMGGTPLVRLPNITEGVPAELLYKLEFFNPIASVKDRIGIAMVEDLEKSGKLKPGGTIVEPTSGNTGIAIAFAAAAKGYKAILVMPEQMSIERRKMMKLLGAELVLTEASGGIPGAIAKADEICEATPGAVQAGQFVNPANPAIHYATTGPEIWADTDGNVDVLIAGVGTGGTLTGTGKYLKEKNPNCQVMAIEPVGSPIISKGEKGPHKIQGIGAGFIPDVLNTDIIDDVILIDNDAAFGTAKHVAAVDGVPVGISSGAAIAASLIVGARPEMKGKRIVTIIPSFAERYLSTPLFD, from the coding sequence TTTATGACAGCATTTTAGATACAATGGGCGGCACCCCACTGGTTCGCCTTCCCAATATAACAGAAGGCGTACCAGCGGAGCTTTTATACAAGCTTGAATTTTTTAACCCGATTGCATCGGTTAAAGATCGGATTGGCATCGCTATGGTCGAAGACCTCGAAAAATCTGGCAAGCTTAAACCCGGCGGAACGATTGTAGAGCCAACATCTGGTAATACAGGTATCGCCATTGCCTTTGCCGCAGCCGCCAAAGGTTATAAAGCCATCCTCGTCATGCCCGAGCAAATGTCGATTGAGCGGCGCAAAATGATGAAACTCCTCGGCGCTGAGCTTGTCTTAACTGAAGCATCTGGCGGCATTCCGGGCGCCATAGCAAAAGCCGATGAAATCTGCGAAGCAACCCCTGGCGCGGTTCAGGCGGGTCAATTTGTTAATCCTGCCAATCCCGCTATTCACTACGCTACAACGGGGCCAGAAATCTGGGCCGATACAGATGGCAATGTCGATGTTTTGATTGCCGGCGTTGGCACTGGCGGCACTTTAACTGGAACGGGCAAATATCTAAAAGAAAAAAACCCTAACTGCCAAGTTATGGCTATTGAGCCCGTTGGCTCGCCTATTATTTCTAAAGGCGAAAAGGGCCCGCACAAGATACAGGGCATTGGCGCTGGGTTCATTCCTGATGTACTGAATACAGACATCATTGATGACGTTATTCTAATCGACAATGACGCGGCCTTTGGTACGGCCAAACATGTCGCGGCAGTTGACGGCGTTCCAGTGGGCATCTCATCTGGAGCCGCCATTGCAGCAAGCCTAATTGTTGGCGCGCGCCCAGAGATGAAAGGCAAGCGCATTGTGACAATCATTCCGAGCTTTGCGGAAAGATATCTTTCAACGCCTTTATTTGATTAG